One genomic region from Phocoena sinus isolate mPhoSin1 chromosome 3, mPhoSin1.pri, whole genome shotgun sequence encodes:
- the GADD45B gene encoding growth arrest and DNA damage-inducible protein GADD45 beta: MTLEELVACDNAAQKMQTVSAAVEELLVAAQRQDRLTVGVYESAKLMNVDPDSVVLCLLAIDEEEEDDIALQIHFTLIQSFCCDNDIDIVRVSGMQRLAQLLGEPAETQGTTEARDLHCLLVTNPHTDAWKSHGLVEVASYCEESRENNQWVPYIPLQER, encoded by the exons ATGACACTGGAAGAGCTCGTGGCGTGCGACAACGCGGCGCAGAA GATGCAGACGGTGAGCGCCGCGGTGGAGGAGCTGCTGGTGGCTGCGCAGCGCCAGGACCGCCTCACCGTGGGGGTGTACGAGTCGGCCAAGCTGATGAATGT GGACCCTGACAGCGTGGTCCTGTGCCTCCTGGCTAttgacgaggaggaggaggacgacaTCGCTCTGCAGATCCACTTCACGCTCATCCAGTCCTTTTGCTGTGACAACGACATTGACATCGTGCGGGTGTCAGGAATGCAACGCCTGGCACAGCTGCTGGGCGAGCCGGCCGAGACCCAGGGCACCACCGAGGCCCGGGACCTGCACTGCCTCCTGGTCACG AACCCTCACACAGACGCCTGGAAAAGCCACGGCCTGGTGGAGGTTGCCAGTTACTGCGAAGAGAGCAGGGAGAACAACCAGTGGGTCCCCTACATCCCCCTCCAGGAGCGCTGA